The bacterium BMS3Abin11 genome contains the following window.
GCCGTACGCGATTGAGCTGCTCACGGATGCTGACATCACGTACCGTCAGTAAAAGCTTATCCTGGCCATAATTGATCAGACGACAGGATAAAATGATTTCATTATCCAGCGGAGATGTGAGGCGTAGTTCCTGTTGTCGTTTCGCCGTCTGCAGGAATTTACGAAACTTGGGTTCGCGTAGCAGGTTATCAATACGCTGGCCAAGATCTCTCCGTGACTGTAGACCCAGCAGGGTTTCGGCAGCTTCATTAAACCACTGGATTTCACCTGTGGTGGTAAGAATAACGGTGGCATCTGGCAGTGCTTCCGCAGAGTCTCTGTACTGGCCAAGCAGCTGCGCAAGTTGTTTTTTACCACGTTTCCTGCTGGTTTTAAGGCGGTAGATATTGGAAATTATATTTTCCAGCACACCCCCTGCATTCGGCGTTTGTGAGCGTTTAAGGCCTTGCTGTATCCAGCGGTCGAGCCTGAGTAGCTGGTATAGCTGCCAGATGCAGTACGCTAGAAGAGCCAGGGCAATAGTCGGCCAGAACTGTGATGTCATCAAGCCGACAATAATTCCGGCAGCAAGCACCCAGAACAGGCGCCAGACTTCCTGGGATATGTTTTTGTTCATTGCTCAACCGTGACGCTAAAACGGTAACCGATGCCGCGAACCGTCTGCAACATGTGATCAACAGCGAAGCGTTTAAGCAGTTTTCGTAGACGTAAAATATGCACATCTACCGTCCTTTCTTCAATATAGATGTTTTCGCCCCAGACATAATCCAGTAGCTGACTGCGTGAATATACCCGGTTGGGGTGCTGCATGAGGAAAAAAAGCAGCCGGTACTCGGTGGGGCCGGGATTTACCGGTTCTCCAGCTATCGTTAGTTCATGCGCTACCGGGTCGAGTTTTATCTCCCCTGCCAGCAGAGGCAGCGCAGAGCCCTCGAAGGCTTCCGCACGTCGCAATAAGGCAGAGATGCGTGACAGCAATTCACGTGTAGAAAAAGGCTTCGTAATATAGTCATCGGCGCCGGAATCAAGGCCGTCAACCCGGTCATTTTCCTCGCTGCGTGCAGTCAACATGATGATAGGAACAATGCGTGTGGCCGCAGACCGGCGAAACCCGCGTACCAGTTCCAGGCCGCTGATGCCCGGCAGCATCCAGTCCACCAGCATCAGGTCTGGAATGGACTCTGCTATCGCCCGCCGGGCATCCCGGCCGTTTTCAACGCCTGTCACCAGGAAGCCTTCGTTTTCCAGGGTAAAGGTGATCATGCCGAGTATTGCGGCTTCGTCTTCGATCACCAGGATTTTTTTCTGCATGGTGGAGGGATTTTATAGGAATATGCCAAAAAATGTAGCAGCTTAATGTTACAAGCATGTTACAGCAGCGGCTTTAATTTTATTTATTGCTCCCCTGTGCTTTCTGCGAGAGGCGGATTTTGTTTATTTATAAAGTCAAAGGCTTTGTCTCTCACGGGGTTCACGGGGAACACAGGGAGGTCAAAGGCATTTTTCTTTGTAAAACCTTTTTTGGGTTTTTGCTTTCCCTGCGCCTCTACGGGCCCTGCGAGAGGCGGGTTTTGTCTTTTAAAGTCAAGG
Protein-coding sequences here:
- the phoB gene encoding phosphate regulon transcriptional regulatory protein PhoB; translation: MQKKILVIEDEAAILGMITFTLENEGFLVTGVENGRDARRAIAESIPDLMLVDWMLPGISGLELVRGFRRSAATRIVPIIMLTARSEENDRVDGLDSGADDYITKPFSTRELLSRISALLRRAEAFEGSALPLLAGEIKLDPVAHELTIAGEPVNPGPTEYRLLFFLMQHPNRVYSRSQLLDYVWGENIYIEERTVDVHILRLRKLLKRFAVDHMLQTVRGIGYRFSVTVEQ